The Eurosta solidaginis isolate ZX-2024a chromosome 4, ASM4086904v1, whole genome shotgun sequence genome includes a window with the following:
- the LOC137250858 gene encoding uncharacterized protein — MDLSLDEFIKTKNISVPSVVTKKFKNTENPRKSSLPLRKTLNKPIFKPSSAVSDARNKIIQKNRERIRDARDKLIDLTRTNGDVRQKLLAKKSRNSSKRIYTTAYRNGVLKARPGLKSTQPYLQQPAHVSARLPDIINVPRGYVDYDDMERLEEEEIAIATRLSRTVTNDFASYRRRSMSPPPPMRHVNAWGVPVNDNYDPFDIYQPRERRLSPELQPPPPKGILRPTTRQLSPDVMFQRRYVPEPSSHLSYEMRSRLERAPDPHASMGIFSNPLKTPPSSGYRIVVSNLHSSVSQSDIQELFEDIGPLYDSRLVRPGVAEVIYKSLADAEKAVDTYHNRQLDGQPMKCLMVNPRASDKPTAPAITTSSGSRGGTTSKTPLEIDIDALHKVLFRRH, encoded by the exons ATGGATTTGAGTTTAGATGAAtttattaaaaccaaaaatatttctgTACCCTCGGTTGTCACCAAAAAATT CAAAAATACGGAAAATCCACGTAAATCCTCATTGCCTCTGCGAAAAACTCTTAATAAGCCCATATTTAAGCCCTCATCTGCTGTGAGTGATGCCCGTaataaaattatacaaaaaaatcgTGAAAGGATACGTGATGCTAGGGATAAATTAATTGACTTGACAAGAACAAATGGCGATGTACGTCAAAAATTATTGGCTAAGAAGTCGCGCAATTCTTCAAAAAGAATATATACAACAGCCTATCGAAATGGTGTACTAAAAGCACGACCAGGTTTAAAAAGCACACAGCCCTACCTACAACAGCCGGCGCATGTATCAGCACGCTTGCCCGATATAATAAATGTACCGCGCGGCTATGTTGACTACGATGATATGGAGCGTTTGGAAGAAGAGGAAATTGCAATTGCTACGAGGCTTAGTCGTACGGTCACAAATGATTTTGCTTCATATAGACGACGCAGCATGTCACCACCACCACCAATGCGACATGTGAATGCATGGGGTGTGCCTGTTAATGACAATTATGATCCATTTGATATTTATCAACCAAGGGAACGACGTTTATCACCCGAattacaaccaccaccaccaaaaGGTATATTACGTCCCACGACGCGACAATTGAGTCCAGATGTTATGTTTCAACGCCGTTATGTGCCGGAGCCATCATCACATTTGTCATATGAAATGCGTTCACGTTTGGAACGTGCACCTGATCCACATGCATCCATGGGCATATTTTCCAATCCATTAAAAACTCCACCATCATCTGGTTATCGCATTGTAGTCAGTAATTTGCATAGTAGTGTTAGTCAGTCAGATATTCAAGAATTATTCGAGGATATCGGCCCATTATATGATTCTCGTCTCGTGCGTCCAGGTGTGGCTGAGGTAATTTATAAATCATTAGCAGATGCAGAAAAGGCTGTTGATACCTATCATAATCGGCAATTGGATGGTCAACCAATGAAATGTTTAATGGTTAATCCCCGCGCTTCAGATAAGCCAACAGCGCCTGCAATAACCACTTCTTCAGGGTCTCGAGGTGGCACTACATCTAAAACTCCATTGGAAATCGATATAGACGCTTTACACAAGGTGCTCTTCCGGCGTCATTAA